The following are encoded together in the Mugil cephalus isolate CIBA_MC_2020 chromosome 18, CIBA_Mcephalus_1.1, whole genome shotgun sequence genome:
- the nrros gene encoding transforming growth factor beta activator LRRC33: MSVHGLTPILLCLLPVWRILTPVSSHPQHGPCLVIQRTAQCNNAKLSSVPASLPDNIEELQLDNNHIQTLQDTSLLRYPSLKTLGLACNGLEKLELNTFQDSKLLENLNLANNYLNISYQESSLALKKLPSLRALDLSENMLDDEMVAVLLRNLTFLEYLNLSGNFLRRLDETSFSDLYHLKELDLQRNMMFEIDGAFDSNPKLQRLNLAFNYLPCLTDFHMAQLVVLNVSHNMIEWFISRQDLNDTFQLETLDLSDNRLLFFPFLPTQSHLKNLYLSHNTVRFYEHLADKDVFPNSTSTVEFYNIKYVKNVTAALWDDSLHGDVSSLEILDLRVNQVTYFPHGFVQKMPSLTRLQMCMNCLETLNLTRERFSDSLYELDVSDNRLSDIIADEDTLSTLGNLTYVNLSLNGLQWLPGGLFSSLPSVRSVDLSYNNIDICISEEAEIRTDTMSNCVDWKNLASLRQLYLKGCNLASIPVSAFDGLTLTHLELSDNPGLIAHKSIQSLSKTLQHLGLGNTLIEDFDFSYFQSLKFLNISRNSLAHIPPSLLDLDLKTLDLRDNRLSTIPSGQANALAPKLHTVFLAGNPFNCCQTEWFRTFKTIETLDMVGQSDIECKDLSQLIHRMEHPQSILCDERGEESIFWYILLILPICLTCMGISIIGFLMFKPKMLQKSIKKKCLKPTSY; the protein is encoded by the coding sequence ATACAAAGAACGGCTCAATGCAACAATGCCAAGCTCTCGTCTGTGCCTGCGAGTCTGCCAGACAACATCGAGGAACTTCAGCTTGACAACAATCACATCCAAACACTACAGGACACCTCTCTTCTTCGTTACCCCTCACTAAAGACACTGGGCTTAGCTTGTAATGGTTTGGAAAAACTAGAATTAAACACTTTCCAGGACTCAAAACTCTTAGAAAACCTCAATCTAGCAAATAACTATCTTAATATTAGTTACCAAGAAAGTAGCCTTGCATTAAAAAAACTACCTAGTCTCAGAGCTCTAGATCTTTCGGAGAACATGCTTGATGATGAAATGGTTGCAGTTCTTCTTCGAAATTTAACTTTCTTGGAGTACCTCAATCTTTCCGGAAACTTCTTACGGAGACTGGATGAGACCTCATTCAGCGATCTCTACCACCTCAAAGAACTGGACCTGCAACGAAACATGATGTTTGAGATTGACGGCGCCTTCGACAGCAATCCCAAGCTCCAGCGGCTCAACTTGGCTTTCAACTATCTGCCCTGCCTGACTGACTTCCACATGGCCCAGCTGGTGGTCCTCAACGTCAGCCACAACATGATCGAGTGGTTCATCTCAAGGCAAGACCTCAATGACACTTTCCAGTTAGAGACGCTCGATCTTTCGGACAACAGactcctcttctttcctttcctgcCCACTCAAAGCCATTTAAAGAACCTCTACCTGTCTCACAACACGGTCAGATTCTATGAGCATCTGGCCGACAAAGATGTGTTCCCAAACTCAACCTCAACGGTTGAGTTCTACAACATAAAgtatgtgaaaaatgtgactGCTGCGTTGTGGGACGACAGTCTTCACGGTGACGTCTCCTCTCTTGAGATTTTAGATCTGAGGGTGAACCAGGTGACGTACTTCCCTCACGGATTTGTCCAGAAAATGCCTTCTCTCACCAGACTTCAGATGTGCATGAACTGCCTGGAAACCTTAAATCTAACGAGAGAGCGGTTCTCTGACAGCTTGTACGAGCTGGACGTCAGCGACAACAGACTGAGCGATATTATAGCAGACGAAGACACACTGTCCACACTTGGGAATTTGACATACGTGAACCTGAGCCTGAATGGTCTACAGTGGCTACCTGGGGGATTATTTTCCTCCCTGCCAAGCGTCCGGTCAGTGGACCTCAGCTACAACAACATAGACATTTGCAtttctgaggaagctgagatcagAACGGACACTATGTCAAATTGTGTGGATTGGAAAAACCTTGCATCCCTGAGGCAGCTTTACCTTAAGGGATGCAACCTTGCAAGTATTCCAGTCTCTGCATTCGATGGGCTGACGCTGACCCATTTGGAACTTTCTGACAACCCTGGACTCATCGCTCACAAATCAATACAAAGTCTGAGCAAAACATTACAGCATCTAGGTTTAGGAAACACTCTCATAGAAGACTTTGACTTCTCCTATTTCCAAAGTTTGaagtttttaaacatttcaaggAACTCTCTCGCCCACATTCCCCCTTCTCTTCTAGACCTTGACCTGAAAACCCTCGACCTGAGGGACAACAGACTGTCCACTATTCCCTCAGGTCAGGCGAATGCATTAGCCCCAAAACTTCATACTGTTTTCCTCGCTGGAAATCCGTTCAACTGCTGCCAAACAGAATGGTTCAGGACGTTCAAAACAATAGAGACGCTCGACATGGTGGGACAATCAGACATCGAATGTAAGGACCTCTCACAATTGATACACAGGATGGAGCACCCCCAGTCAATTTTGTGTGACGAACGCGGTGAAGAATCTATATTCTGGTACATCCTGCTCATATTACCCATCTGTCTCACGTGTATGGGAATTTCTATCATCGGTTTTCTCATGTTCAAGCCCAAAATGCTACAAAAATCGATAAAAAAGAAGTGTTTGAAACCTACATCCTATTGA